The nucleotide sequence GCCGCGCGGGAGAAGGAGCGCATCCTCGAGAGCATCTCCGACGCGCTGTTCGTCCTTGATCGCGACTGGCGCTTCACCTACCTCAATGAGCGGGCCTGCCAGCTGCTCGAGCGCGATGACCTGGAGGGCGAGAACGTCTGGGAGGCCTTCCCCGAGGCTCGGGACACGGAAGCGTACCGCCACTATCACCACGCCATGGCGAGTGGCGAGACGGTGAGTTTCGAGTTCTACTACCCGCCGCTGGAGCGGTGGTTCTCGGTGCGGGCGTACCCCTTTGCCGACGGCCTGTCGGTGTACTTCCAGGACGTGAGCGAGCGGGTCGCCATGCAGCAGCAGCTGCAGCAGGCGCAGAAGATGGAGGTCATCGGCCAGCTGACCGGTGGCGTGGCCCACGATTTCAACAACCTGCTGACGGTCATCCTCGGCAACACGGAGATCCTGCTGGAGGAGACGTCGGCGGGCAGCGCGGCACAGGATGCGGCGCGGCTGACCCAGCGCGCCGCGGAGCGCGCCCAGGGGCTGACCCAGCGTCTGCTGGCCTTCGCACGGCGGCAGCCGCTGGCGCCGGAGGCGCTGGATGTGGCCAGGCTGCTGCGGGAGATGGAGCCGCTGGTGCGACGCAGCCTGGGCGAGACGGTGATGCTGGAGACGGTATCCGCCGCCGGCCTCTGGCAGGCCTTTGCCGATGCCGGGCAGCTGGAGGCGGCGCTGCTCAACCTCGCGGTCAACGCCCGCGACGCCATGCCGGAGGGAGGCCGCCTGACCATCGAGGCCGCCAACGCGCATATCAACGAGCGTTACGCCGCGGCCATACCGGAGCTGGAGCCGGGGCAATACGTGGTAGTGGCGGTCAGCGATACCGGTGCCGGCATGGATGACGACACCCGCGAGCGGGCCTTCGAGCCCTTCTTTACCACCAAGGGCAAGCACCACGGCTCCGGGCTCGGCCTGAGCATGGTCTACGGCTTCGCCAAGCAGTCCCAGGGCAACGTGACCCTCTACAGCGAGCCGGGCGAGGGCACCACCGTCAAGGTCTACCTGCCCCGCTGGCACGGGCAGACGGCCAGTGGCGGGCCGAAGCCGCTGGCCCCGCCGGTGCCGGAGGGCAACGCCGGCCGCGGCGAGTGCCTGCTGGTGGTGGAGGACGACCCGATGGTACGCCGATTCGTGGTCAACGCCCTGGCCGGCCACGACTTCCGGGTAATCGAGGCCGCCGATGCCACCACCGCGCTGGAGCAGGCCGCGGCCCTGCCCCGGCCGCCGGAGCTGCTGCTCACCGATGTGGTCCTCGGCGGCGGCATGAACGGCCCGGCCCTGGCGGACCGCCTCACCGACCGCTTCCCCGGCCTGCGCGTGCTCTACATGTCCGGCTATACGGAAAACGCCATCGTCCACCACGGCCGCCTGGATCCGGGGGTGGATCTGCTGCAGAAACCGTTCGGGCGGGCGGAGCTGCTGAGACGCTTACGGACGATCCTCGACCGGCCCTAGGCCGGTCGAGGATCGTTCGTAAGCAGTTCGAAGTTCAAAGTTCAAAGTTCAAAGACCGTCTCAGCACGGTGCGTGTCATCACACCCCGTTGGGCGGGTGTCTTTGAACTTTGAGCTTCGAACTTTGAACTCCGGGAGCGTTTTCAGGACGCGTAAGCGTCCCGAAAACGCTCCCGGAGCTCGTTCTTCTGCACCTTCCCCATGGCGTTGCGCGGCAGGCTGTCGACGAAGAACACGCGCTTGGGCTGCTTGTAGCGGGCGAGCCGTCCCTGCAGGGCCTCAATGACGTCGGCCTCCTCCAGGCTCGCCCCCGGGCGGCGCACGACGACAGCGGTGACGCCCTCGCCGAAGTCGGGATGGGGCAGGCCGATGACGGCGGACTCCTCGACGGCGTCGATCTCGTCGATCACCTGCTCGACCTCCTTGGGGTAGACGTTATAGCCGCCGGAGATGACCAGGTCCTTGTCGCGGCCGACGATGTGCACGTAGCCGCGCTCGTCGATCATGCCGAGGTCGCCGGTGATGAAGAAGCCGTCCTCCCGGAACTCCTCGCGGGTCTTCTCCGGCATGCGCCAGTAGCCGGGGAAGACATTGGGGCCGCGCACCTCCAGCTGCCCCACCTCGCCCCGGGGCAGCTCGCGGCCGGTTTCCCGATCGGTGACCCGCAGCGCCACCCCCGGCAGCGGGAAGCCGACGGTGCCCGCGCGGCGTTCGCCGTCGTAGGGGTTGGAGGTGTTCATGTTGGTCTCGGTCATGCCGTAGCGCTCGAGGATGGCGTGGCCGGTGCGCTCGCGGAAGGCCTCGTGGGTCTCGGCGGTGAGCGGTGCGGAGCCCGACGTGAACAGTCGCATGTTGGCCACGCGCTCGCGATTCAGGCGTTCGTCCTGCAGCAGGCGGGTGTAGAAGGTGGGCACGCCCATCATCGTGGTGCCCTCGCGCATCGCCTCGAGCACGGTGTCGGCGTCGAAGCGCGGCAGGAACAGCATGGAGGCCCCGCTCATCAGGACCACGTTGCAGGCCACGAACAGCCCATGGGTGTGGAAGATGGGCAGGGCGTGTATCAGCCGGTCGGCGGCGGTGAAGCGCCAGCACTCGGTGAGCGCCTCGGCGTTGGAGGCGAGGTTGCCGTGGGTCAGCATCGCTCCCTTGGCGCGGCCGGTGGTGCCCGAGGTGTACAGGATGGCGGCGAGGTCCTCCGCCGCCCGGGGCTCCACGGCCTCGAAGGGGCTGGCCGCCGCCGCGGCCTCCATGACGCTGCCGTCGCGCTTGGTGCCGAGGGTGACCACGCGGGTGCTGCCGGTCTCGCGGGCGATGCGCTCGGCGACGCGGGCGTCCGGCGGGCGGCAGACGAACAGGGCCGGCTCGGCGTCGCCGAGGAAGTAGCGGATCTCCTCCCCGGTGTAGGCGGTGTTGAGCGGCAGCCAGACCCCGCCCATGCGCAGGCAGGCGAGGTAGAGCAGGATCGCCTCGGGGCTCTTGTCCACCTGGGCGGCGACGCGGTCGCCGGGGCGAACGCCGAGATCACGCAGGGTGCCGGCGAGCCGGGCGCTCTCCGCGAGGGCGTCGCGGTAGCGGTAATGCTGCCCCTCGGGGGTGACGATGAAGTCCGCATCGCCGCGTTCCTGCATGCGCCCGGCGAAGCGCTCAAAGAGGTTGTCGCTCATCCCCGCGCTGCCTCCTTCAGGATCTTGCGCGCCCGGCGCGCGAGGTCGCGTACCTCGCTGGAGGTGGCGATGGTGCCGCGCGCGGTGAACTGCTCGTGGTTGCGCTCGATCTCGTCGAGCACGTAGAGGTAGTTGACCATCAGCCCCGCGCCCTGCTGCAGACCCTTCCCCGAGGTGTCGCCGAGCCAGTTGATGCGGTGCAGGCGGGCGCCGTTGCCGAGATGGAAGCGCGCCACCGGGTTCAGCGGCTGGCCCTCCTCGTTGCGGGCGGCCGTCAGGTAATGGGCGGCCAGCGGCAGCATGACCGCCTTGAGCTTGCCGGAGAGGGTCTCGTCACGGTGCCAGTCCGGCGTCTCGAGGCCCGCGAGGAGGGTCCGGGTATCGTCGTCGAGGGGCTCGGACGGGTCGTCGACGAGCTCCTGCAGCCAGCGCCGGAAGCCTGGTACCGGCGAGAGGGTGACGAAGTTCCGCAGGTTGGGCAGCTCCTGGGCGAGCTCCAGCACCACCTGCTTGATCAGGAAGTTGCCGAAGGAGATCCCGCGCAGCCCCCGCTGGCAGTTGCTGATGCCGTAGAAGGCCGCGGTATCGGCCCGCTCCGGGGCGTCCACCGCCTTGTGCTGCTGGTTGAGGATGCCCTGGACCTGATCGGGGATGCCCTTGTGCAGGGCCACTTCCAGGAAGATCAGCGGCTCGTCCCCGATGGCCGGGTGGAAGAACGCGAAGCACCGGCGGTCCTTCGGGTCCAGCCGCCGGCGCAGGTCGCTCCAGTCGCTGATGGCGTGCACCGCCTCGTAGTCGATGATCTTCTCCAGAATCGCCGCCGGGGTATGCCAGTCGATCCGCCGCAGCACCAGGAAGCCGCGGTTGAACCAGGACCCGAACAGATGCGCGAAGTCCGCGTCCACGGCCTCGAACTCCGGGTGCTCGGGGAGCAGCCGGAGCAGGTCCTCACGCATGCGCACCAGCTCGAAGGTGCCGCCGGCGGGCAGGTTGAGCCGGCGCAGCAGCTCCTGACGGCGCGGCTCGCAGGCCTGGAACAGCGCGCTCAGGGACCGGCCGTCGCCACGCTCGCGGTAGGCCTGGTAGGCGGCATCGATGGCGGCCGGGTCGGCGGAGAAGTCCTCCGCCAGCACCTGGAAGAACCGCTCCCGCTCCGCCGCCGGCAGCAGCTCGTAGAGATCCAGTGCACGCTGGGCGAGGGCGATGCTGGAGGCCTCGCCGTCGCTCTCCATGAGCTCGGTGCAGGCCTCGACCATGCCCTGGTGGTCCTTCGGCAGCCGGGCCGCTGCCTGGCGGCGGGAGAGGGCGTCCCGCTGGGTAATGGTCTGGATCAGGTCCTGCAGGAAGCTGACGTTCATTCGGGTCTCCGTGGCGGCTGCCTCAGCCCATCATGGCGCTGGGCAGCCAGGTGGCGAGCCCCGGGAAGAAGCAGAGGATCACGATGGCGAGGACCATGCAGAGGGCGTAGGGCAGGCTGCCCAGCAGCACGTCGCGCAGCGAGATCTCCGGGGCGATGCCGTTGATGATGAACAGATTCAGGCCCACCGGCGGGGTGATCAGCCCGATCTCGAGGTTGATGGTGAGGATCACCGCGAACCAGTAGGGGTCGAACCCGGCGTTGAGGATGATCGGCATGAGGATCGGCGCCGTCATCACGATCACCGCCACCGGCGGCAGGAAGAACCCGGCCAGCAGCAGGAACAGGTTGATCACCGCCATCAGCACCCAGCGGTTGACGTCCATGTCGGCGATGGCGTTGGCCAGGGTCTGGGTGATGAACATCGACGACAGCGCGAAGGCGAAGATCTCCGCGGCGGCGATGATGAGCATGATCATCACGCTCTCGCGCAGGGTGTCGCGGAAGATCAGCTTCAGCGGCTTCCACTGCCACATGCGGTAGATGATCACCGCCAGGGCGATGCACAGGAAGGCGCCGGCACCGGCGGCCTCGGAGGGGGTCGCCACGCCGCCGTAGAGCGTGTACAGGATACCCACCACCACGGCCAGGAAGGGCAGCACACGGACCATCGAGTCGATGTTCTGGCGCAGCGTGCGCTTGACCTGGCTGGCCGCGCGGGCAGCCTCGTCACCGTAGCCGCCGGCGATCTTGCAGGCGATGATCGTCCAGATGATGAACAGCCCCGCCAGCATGAAGCCCGGGATGATGCCGGCGATGAACAGCCGCCCGATGGAGGTCTCGGTGGCGATGCCGTAGACGATCATGGTCACCGACGGCGGGATGAGAATGCCGAGCGTCCCGCCGGCGGCGATGCAGCCGGCGGCCACCCCATCGGGATAGCCCCGGGCGCGCATCTCGGGGATGCCCATCTTGCCGATGGCCGCACAGGTGGCCGGCGAGGAGCCCGAGAGCGCCGCGAAGATCGAGCAGGCGCCGATGTTGGAGACTGCGAGCCCCGCCGGCACCCGCGCCAGCCAGACGTCCAGCGAGCGGTAGAGATCGCGCCCGGTGGGGGACGACGCCACCGCCGCGCCCATCATGATGAACATCGGGATGGCGACGAAGCCGAACTCGGCGATGCTGTCGTAGAAGGTCTCGCCGAAGTAGGTGAGCTCCGGCATGCCGCGGTTGATGACCAGGGCGGCCAGAGAGACTGCGCCCAGGGCGAAGGCGATGGGGGTGCCGATGGCCATCAGCGCGAACAGGGCGATGACCACCAGCAGGCCACTGGTGAGAGGGTTCATCAGAAGTCTCCCCGCAGGAATTCGGCCACGTACTGCAGGCAGAGCAGCGTCGCACTGATGCCGAGCGGCAGCACCGGGATCCACAGCGGCGGATTCCAGACCGTGCCCGTGCCCCAGCCGAGGGTGTAGGCCTCAATGATGTAGTGCCAGGCGGCGTAGGTGAGCGCGGCGCAGAATACGAGGCTCACGAGCGCGCCGAGGCGCAGCATCAGCCAGCGGGCGCGGCCGCCGAGGGCGTCCGGCAGCGCCGTCACCGCCACGTGGCCCCCCGTGAGCAGTACATACGGGGCGCCCAGCAGCATCGCCGCCGTTACCGCGTACACCGTGTACTCCGTCTGCCAGACCGTGCTCTGGTTGAGGATGTAGCGCACGAAGATCATGTGGCAGACGCTGAAGACCCCGGAGATCAGCAGCGCGGTGGCCAGCACGGCGACGGCAGCCGAGACGCGGTCGATGGTCCGGATGTAGGCGCCGGCGAACCCGCCCCGGCGCACCTCGATCTCCGGCTCGGGCATGCCGGTGGCGGCGAGCCCGGCGGAGCCGGTGGCCGCCCCCGAAGGGGCGGCCGTGGCCTCGTCGTCGCGGCTACTCGACTGCGAGGGCCGCATCGATCAGCTCCTGGCCGTTCGGCACTTCCTCGGCGAAGGTCTTGTACGAGCTCTCCTGGGCGAGCTCGAGCCAGGCCTGGTAGTCGTCGGGGGACATGGTGACGACCTCGACGCCGTTCTCGCGGAAGACCTCGACCATGGTCTCGTCGAGCTGGGCGGCCTGCTCGGCGAAGTACTCCTCTGCGGCCTGGCCCGCGGCCATCAGGGCCTCCTGCTGCTCCGCGTTGAGGCCGTCCCAGGTGCGCTCGGAGATCAGGATCGGCTCGTACATGAACCAGAGCGCGTTCTCCCCGGGGGCCGTGAGGCAGGTCACCTGCTCGTAGATGCGATAGGAGACGAACGAGCCCGAGGACGTGTTGGCACCGTCCAGCACGCCGGTCTGCATCGCCGAGTAGATCTCAGAGCTCGGCATGGACGCGATGGAGGCACCGGCCTCGGCCAGGAGCTGGTCGAAGGCGGGGCCCGCGGCGCGCATGGTCTGCCCCTCGACGGTATCCGGCGAGGTGATGCAGCGCTCCTTGGAGGCGAAGCCGCCGGCGAGCCAGGCGTCGGAGAGCACGCGCACGCCGCCTTCCTGGATGACGTCCTTGATCATGTCCATGAACTCGGAGTCATTCAGGCGCTGGGCGCGCTCGTGGTTACGCACCAGGCCCGGCATGAGCGTGGCCGAGAACTCCGGGTGACGGCCGCTGGCGTAGTCCAGCGGGAAGGCGCTGATGTCGAGACGCCCCTGGGCCATGGCACCCCATTGCTCGCGCGGGCTGAACAGGGACGCCCCGGGGTAGACCTGGATCTCCAGGCCCACATCGGCCGCGGCCACTTCCTCGGCGAGGATCTGGACCATCTCGTCGCGCACGTCGCCCTGGCCGCCTGGCCACTGATGGGAGGCGCGCAGGGTGGTCTGGGCGGCGGCGGTGCTGCCGATGGCGGCGGCGAGGGCAAGGGCCCCGGCAAAAGCGAGGTTGGAACGCTTCATCATCTCTCTCCTCCTGGGATGGTTCTGCTCTTCTGTCTGCTCGTATACATCTGCATCGCTGATGTATACATCGGTATAGGCGTGGCTATACTTCCTGTCAACAACGTCTTGTGTTGCGATGCAACCCTCCGCGGCACTGGAGTCAGTATGGGTCAGGATGGCCGCTCGCGCGCGCAGCGCCTGCGCGACGGGCTCGAAGAGGCGATCATCAACGGCGAGCTGCTCCCGGGCGCCCGGCTCGACCCGGAGGCCCTGGCGAGCCGTTACGGCTGCTCGCGCACACCCATACGCGAGGCCATCCAGCAGCTCGCCGCCAGCGGCCTGGTGACGGTGGTGCCCAAGCGCGGGACCTTCGTCGCCGAGCTTGGCATCACCGAGCTGGTGGAGCGGTTCGAGGTGATGGCGGAGCTGGAGGGGATGTGCGGGCGGCTCGCCGCGCGGCGCATCTCACCGGCCGAGGCGGCAGCGCTGCAGCAGGCGCTGGAGGCCTGCGGGGCGGCGGCCGCGAGCGACGATGCCGACGCCTACTACTACGAGAACGAGCGCTTTCATCATCTGATCTACGCCGCGAGCCACAACGGCTTCCTGGAGCGGGAGGCGCGGCGGCTGCACGCCCGGCTGAAGCCCTACCGGCGCCTGCAGCTGCGCCTGCGCAACCGGGTGGCCCGCTCCTACGCCGAGCACGAGGCGGTAGTAGCGGCCATCCTGGATGGCGACGGGTCCGCCGCCGAGGCCGCGCTCAAGGCCCACGTTCTGGTTCAGGGCGAGCGCTTCAGCGACTTCGTCGCCTCCGTGCATGCGCTCACCGGCGACCGCCGCTCCGCGGGCGGCAGCGCTACCACATGAGGTCGTCGGGGATGGGGAAGTCCGCGTAGGCGGGATCCTCCGGCTCGCCGGCGGCGGCATCGGCGGCGGTCCAGGCGATCAGGAAGGGGGCCCGGGCCCGGACCCTGTCCACGATCTCCGCCGGAATCAGGCGGTAACGGCCCCGGGTGCGGGCGATGGCGAGCCGTCCGGCAGCGAGCTCCCGGCGCTGGGCCTCGCTCACCTGGATCTTGCGCACACGCTCGCCGTGCTGGAAGTTGAATGGCACCTCGCCGTCGTGGGGCACCTCGCGGGCGATCACCATTTCCCGGGCGGCGTGCTCGTCGGCCTGGCGCCGGCGTTCTTCCTCCCGGCGGCGGTTGAGCGTGCGGTCCCGTGCCCGCTTGTCCGCCTCGCGCTGTGCGGCCAGGCGTGCGGCCTCGTCCTCGGGCCCGTCAGCGGCCTTTTGCCGGCCCTTTTTGCCGCCGCGCCGCTTCTGGCGCTTCTCGGTGGTCGCGCGGCGCGCGTCCTGCTCGCGGGCGAGTCCGCTCTTGACCAGCTGGTCGCGCAGGCTGTCGCTCATGGGGATACCGTCGTGGCTGCCGGCGGATGGGTATGGATAGCGGTCGGTCCTCGGACCGATGCCGTCAGGCAGAGGGTAATGCGCGAGCGGGGATGAGGGAAGACGATGCCACAGCAGGGTGCCCGTGGCCTTCGGCGGGCACCCTGTCAGGCAGGCTCAGTCAAGGCTCAGGCTGCTGCGGGCAGACCGGCCCGACGCCGGCGCACGCGGTCCATCAGCCGGCTGCAGCCGCGGATGCACTCGGCGAGCACCTCGCCGCGCATCATCTCGGCCTCGAGCCGGACCTCCCCCAGATTGCGCAACCGGACGTCGCCACCGACACCGATTCCGTTGTTCCCACGCATGATCCACCTCCACGATAACGACGCTACGACACCTTGCCGCACGCGGTGACCTTTTACCGCAATGCGGGAAAATCGCTCTACTCAAGCCCCGCCGAGCGGGTGGTCTTTACCCCGCGCAGCGGGCCGCTGCACGGGGTCGGGGAAGGACACCCCGTTTCAAGACGTGAGAATTGTAGCGAGGGAGCTGGTGCCCTGCCTAGGGGGTGACGCGCTGCAACATGCGTCCGGAACGCAAACTGCCTCACAGTCCGACGAACGGCCAATCAAGTGCCGATGGACGGTGGGTTCGCCACGAAAAACCCCCGGCCGCCGCAGGGCGTGCCGGGGGTGGTCGTCAGCGGCGCGGGGCCGCTTGCGACGCCGTTACATGCGGTCCTCTTCGAACAGCTGATCGATCAGATCCAGAAGCTCCTGCCCGCGCTCGCCGACCTCGTCGACGAACACCTGGCGCACCGGCTGGGCGAGCTCCTCGAATGCGGCGCGCTCCTCGTTGCTCAGGCGGATGATCTCGATGTCACTCTCGCTGGTGATGGTGTCCAGACGCTCGTTGTTGAGCTCCTGCTGAACGTCATGGATGTAGCGCACCAGCTCGTCGGTGGTCTCGTCGATGACCTCCCGGTAAGTGTCCGGAAGCCCCTCGTACCAGTCCTGGTTCGCCATCACCGTGGCGATGAACTGCGCCTGGTTGGCGAAGACCATGTAGTCCTGGACCTCGTAGAAGCCCATCTCCTCATGGGCGAACACCGGCTGGATGTTGCCCTCGGCCTGGCCCTGCTGGAGCGCGCTGTAGAGCTCCCCATACTCGATGCTGGTGGGCTGCGCGCCGTAGGCGCGATAGGTCTCGCGCAACAGGAGGTTGTCCATCACGCGGATCTGGACGCCCTCCATGTCCTCGGGCGTGCGGATCGGCTCGTTGAAGGTCCAGACCTGGAAGCCCTCGGGCACGATGGCCAGCGGCACCAGGCCGCGGTCACGGAAGCTGTTCTGCCAGGCGTCGCTCTCGATGAAGGTGTCGGAGTTCAGCTTGCGCGTGGTGACCCACTCATCCTGGGGCAGGATGAAGTTCAGCGAGAAGAGCTGGCTCTCGGGTACGGTGCCGCCGAGGAAGCCGGAACCGAAGGCCAGCTGGATGGCGCCCGCCTGTACCGCGTCGTAGATGTCGGTCAGGCCGCCGAGCTCGCCGTAGGGGAACAGCTGGACGTTGACGTCACCGTCGGTCTTCTCGTTGACCAGCTCGGCGAACTCCGCCGCATACTCGTACTGGACACTGCCCTCGATCTCCTCGAGGCCGAAGCGCCAGGTCTCCTGGGCCGTCGCCGTGCCTGCAAGCGCCAGACCGAGACCCAGCGCCACGGGGTAGGTGTACTGCAACCGCATCGGAACCTCCTTCTTAGGCTCGTTTGATGTCATCGGGAACCGATCATCTTTAACCCTAACACAGCGTTTGCGGGCGTCTACGCGAGCGGGCGACGAGTAGGCAAAGCGTCGGGCGTGGGTTAAGGTCCGTGAACGGCGCATGACACGGTGGGGGACCTCATGACGGCATCGGAAGCAGGTGGCGGGGCGGGAAGGCATGGCCTGCTGCGCGCACTGGCGGCGCTGGACTGGGCCATCGGCGCCATCGAGAAAGGCGTCATCGGCGGGGCGGTTCTGCTCATGGCCGCGGTCATGACCGGCCACGTGCTGGGCCGCACGTTCCTCGGCCAGGGCATACCGGGCACCACCGAAATCGCCGAGCTGCTGATCATCATCATGACGTTTATCGGCGTCAGCTACGGCGTACGCTGCGCGCGCCACATCAGCATGTCGGCGATCTACGACCAGCTCCAGGGCACGGCGCGGAAGGCGCTGCTGGTCACCATCTGCCTGGCCACTGCCATGCTCATGTTCTATTTCGCTTACCTGGCGCTGGACTATACCACCACGATCTACGAGCGGGGGCGCGTCAGCGGGGCACTCACCATTCCCCTGTGGACGGTCTACGCCTCCGCGCCCATCGGCTTTACCCTGGCCGGCATCCAGTACGTGCTGACGGCGGTGCGCAACCTGACCAGCCGCGAAATCTACCGCTCGTTCACCGAGAAGGAACAGTACGCCGAGGTCCCCGTGGAGGGGAACGGGGAAGCCGGCACCGGTACCGGCCAGCAGGGCTGATTCCACGCCCCGAAGGCAAGAAGAACACCAGGAGCTCGCCCCATGCTGACGCTGATGGCCCTGCTGATGATCGTCCTGCTGCTCATGGGCTTCCCCATGATGGTGCCGCTGGCGGCGGGGACGCTGTTCATGATGCTCACGGGGATGACCTTCTTCGGCCCCGACATGAGCATCAGCTGGATGTTCTCCGGCATCGGCACCTGGGTGCTCGCCGCGGTGCCCATGTTCATCTTCGCCGCGGACATCATGACCAAGGGCCACACGGCCAACCGCCTGCTGGACCTGGTTTCCGCGTTCACTGGCCATCTCCGCGGCGGGCTGCCCATCACCACGGCGGCGAGCTGCGCCCTGTTCGGCGCGGTGTCGGGCTCCACCCAGGCCACGGTCGTCGCCATGGGCGGGCCCATGCGCCCGCGCCTGCTCGAGAAGGGCTACTCCGACGGCTTTACCCTGGGCCTGATCGTCAACGCCAGCGACATCGCCCTGCTCATTCCGCCGAGCATCGGCTTCATCGTCTATGGCGTGATCATGCCGAATT is from Spiribacter halobius and encodes:
- the dctP gene encoding TRAP transporter substrate-binding protein DctP; the encoded protein is MRLQYTYPVALGLGLALAGTATAQETWRFGLEEIEGSVQYEYAAEFAELVNEKTDGDVNVQLFPYGELGGLTDIYDAVQAGAIQLAFGSGFLGGTVPESQLFSLNFILPQDEWVTTRKLNSDTFIESDAWQNSFRDRGLVPLAIVPEGFQVWTFNEPIRTPEDMEGVQIRVMDNLLLRETYRAYGAQPTSIEYGELYSALQQGQAEGNIQPVFAHEEMGFYEVQDYMVFANQAQFIATVMANQDWYEGLPDTYREVIDETTDELVRYIHDVQQELNNERLDTITSESDIEIIRLSNEERAAFEELAQPVRQVFVDEVGERGQELLDLIDQLFEEDRM
- a CDS encoding TRAP transporter small permease translates to MTASEAGGGAGRHGLLRALAALDWAIGAIEKGVIGGAVLLMAAVMTGHVLGRTFLGQGIPGTTEIAELLIIIMTFIGVSYGVRCARHISMSAIYDQLQGTARKALLVTICLATAMLMFYFAYLALDYTTTIYERGRVSGALTIPLWTVYASAPIGFTLAGIQYVLTAVRNLTSREIYRSFTEKEQYAEVPVEGNGEAGTGTGQQG